From Acetobacteroides hydrogenigenes, one genomic window encodes:
- a CDS encoding ABC transporter permease, translating to MLDLWQEIMATIKANKLRTFFTGFAVAWGIFMLIILLASGNGLSNGVSTNFASESKNAIYLWPGITTMAHEGYQSGRRMKMSEKDIFLSEKQLPYVDTVAYKFYASESATFSNGNKTGTYGLLGVTTNYAALEGIEVLPGMGRFINLMDIRESRKVIAINDKIKDVLFPKQNPVGQYVTVNNVMYKVVGVVKYLTGNDSREGYIPISTAKSIYNFGENGYDGIILSAKSLKTAKENEEYNTTIRKGFAKLHSFNPDDRSALGLWNNSENYIQTMKIFWAIKLFVWIVGIGTLIAGIVGVSNIMLITVKERTKEFGIRKALGASPTSIIKLILLESVLITSVFGYIGMMLGIAITEIINFIINQTPAESGNVIFRNPTVDVGIIIVALLILIVSGLIAGYIPAKRAVSIKPIEALRSE from the coding sequence ATGCTGGATTTATGGCAAGAGATTATGGCCACCATTAAGGCCAATAAGCTTCGAACATTTTTTACAGGATTTGCCGTAGCATGGGGTATCTTCATGCTCATCATTCTTTTAGCTTCAGGGAATGGTCTTAGCAACGGGGTAAGCACCAACTTTGCATCTGAATCGAAGAATGCCATATACTTATGGCCTGGGATTACCACCATGGCACACGAAGGCTACCAAAGTGGACGCCGAATGAAAATGTCGGAAAAAGACATCTTCCTTTCCGAAAAGCAGCTACCCTACGTTGATACTGTTGCCTACAAGTTCTACGCATCGGAATCGGCAACATTTTCTAACGGAAATAAAACAGGAACATATGGGCTTCTTGGAGTTACCACCAACTACGCAGCACTCGAAGGTATAGAGGTTCTCCCTGGAATGGGCAGATTCATCAACCTGATGGACATCCGCGAATCGAGGAAGGTTATAGCCATCAACGATAAGATTAAGGACGTTCTATTCCCAAAGCAGAACCCAGTAGGCCAATATGTAACCGTTAACAACGTTATGTACAAGGTTGTTGGAGTGGTAAAATACCTTACAGGCAACGATAGCCGCGAAGGGTACATTCCCATCTCTACGGCAAAGAGCATCTACAACTTCGGAGAGAACGGCTACGATGGCATTATCCTATCGGCTAAAAGCCTAAAAACGGCAAAGGAAAACGAGGAGTACAACACCACCATACGCAAAGGGTTTGCAAAGCTTCACTCGTTTAACCCCGATGACAGATCAGCACTAGGCCTATGGAACAACTCGGAGAACTACATCCAAACCATGAAGATTTTTTGGGCAATAAAGCTTTTTGTATGGATTGTTGGCATCGGAACCCTTATTGCCGGAATTGTAGGCGTGAGCAACATCATGCTGATAACGGTAAAAGAGCGGACCAAGGAATTTGGCATTAGGAAGGCGCTAGGAGCATCGCCTACCTCTATCATTAAGCTAATTCTTCTCGAGTCGGTACTCATAACATCGGTTTTCGGATACATTGGGATGATGCTTGGCATTGCCATAACCGAAATCATAAACTTTATCATAAACCAAACCCCAGCCGAAAGCGGTAACGTAATCTTCCGAAATCCAACGGTAGACGTCGGCATCATCATAGTAGCCCTCCTTATCCTAATTGTTTCGGGACTTATTGCCGGATACATTCCGGCCAAGCGAGCCGTAAGCATAAAGCCTATTGAGGCGCTAAGAAGCGAATAG
- a CDS encoding ABC transporter permease, whose protein sequence is MFDLDRWQEIWETITKNKMRSALTAFGVFWGIFMLVVMYGSGNGLRNGVMNGIKSVATNSVFYWTNNTTEPYKGFRKGRSWSMRSKDIEIIKSKIPEVDVVSPMLFGGMRTPKNTIRGEKSGSYRIKGLNPDYVKIDKPEIIYGRYINDIDIQQRRKVVVIGYKVYEDLYKIGEKPVGTTIKVNGIYYTVIGVVKGNSHMNINGPMDQSVLLPYTTMQVAYNMGDQVHVLAITSKPSTNVSSLEDRIKNIIKKEHDISPTDPEAVSGFNLERQFKMFANLFLGIKVLILIVGLGTLFAGVVGVSNIMMVTIRERTQEIGVRRALGATPFNILSQIMMESLVLTLIAGIAGMSFGVFILNIVDNIISSGSSDEMFFMNPQISLDLAIFATLVLVISGLFAGMIPARKALRIKAIDALRDE, encoded by the coding sequence ATGTTTGACCTAGACCGTTGGCAAGAGATATGGGAAACCATCACCAAGAATAAGATGAGAAGTGCCCTTACCGCCTTTGGCGTGTTTTGGGGAATTTTCATGCTCGTTGTGATGTACGGATCGGGAAACGGACTCCGCAATGGCGTCATGAATGGCATCAAATCGGTTGCAACCAACTCCGTATTCTACTGGACAAACAACACAACTGAACCCTACAAGGGATTCCGTAAGGGTAGATCATGGAGCATGCGCTCGAAAGACATCGAGATCATAAAGAGCAAAATTCCCGAAGTTGATGTGGTATCGCCCATGCTTTTTGGCGGGATGAGAACCCCAAAGAACACCATCCGCGGCGAGAAGTCGGGTTCGTACCGTATTAAGGGGCTTAACCCCGACTACGTAAAAATTGACAAGCCCGAAATTATTTACGGTCGCTACATTAACGACATCGACATTCAGCAACGCCGTAAAGTGGTTGTTATTGGTTACAAGGTTTACGAAGACTTGTACAAAATCGGAGAAAAGCCTGTAGGCACCACCATAAAGGTAAACGGAATATACTACACCGTTATTGGCGTTGTAAAGGGCAACTCGCACATGAACATTAACGGTCCAATGGATCAAAGCGTGCTACTCCCCTATACCACCATGCAGGTAGCCTACAACATGGGCGATCAGGTGCACGTGCTGGCCATAACCTCTAAGCCTAGCACAAACGTATCGTCGTTGGAGGATCGAATTAAGAATATCATCAAAAAGGAGCACGACATATCGCCCACCGATCCAGAAGCGGTATCGGGCTTTAACCTAGAACGCCAGTTTAAGATGTTTGCCAACCTTTTTCTTGGCATTAAAGTGCTTATACTGATAGTTGGTTTGGGCACCCTTTTCGCCGGGGTAGTGGGCGTAAGCAACATTATGATGGTGACCATCCGCGAGCGCACACAGGAAATCGGAGTTCGTCGCGCCCTAGGAGCAACCCCATTCAACATTCTTAGCCAAATTATGATGGAGAGCCTTGTGCTAACCCTTATTGCAGGAATTGCAGGAATGAGCTTTGGCGTATTTATCCTCAACATTGTAGACAACATTATTTCGTCGGGATCGAGCGATGAGATGTTCTTCATGAATCCACAAATCAGCCTCGACCTCGCCATTTTCGCCACCCTAGTGCTCGTTATATCAGGGCTCTTTGCGGGAATGATACCCGCCAGAAAAGCGCTTAGGATTAAGGCGATTGATGCGCTGAGGGACGAGTAG
- a CDS encoding efflux RND transporter periplasmic adaptor subunit, whose product MKKAKRIIFIAIIAIMFIGTFAFLWKKANPPKDQFEVVVPKVGNIERKTIATGKIEPRNEVLIKPQISGIITEIYKQAGDKVTTGEIIAKVKVIPEMVQINSAESRLNQANITLEQAQDDYNRVNKLYNSGVVSKEDFLKSQFQLKKAKEDKENAQDALTIIREGISKKSASYSTTQIRSTISGTILDVPVKVGNSVIQSNTFNDGTTIASVANLRDMIFKGKIDETEVGRIKERMPIALTMGALQEKKFDAILEYISPKGVEENGAILFEIKAAAKIPENVFVRAGYSANAEIILDKREKVLTIPESVVEFVNDTSYVNVLKKGGKEQEFIRKAVKLGLSDGINIEVKSGITPKDKLKGALIKKDEAKKQE is encoded by the coding sequence ATGAAAAAAGCTAAACGAATCATTTTCATTGCCATCATTGCCATCATGTTTATTGGCACATTCGCCTTCCTTTGGAAAAAGGCAAATCCTCCAAAGGATCAGTTCGAGGTGGTTGTCCCCAAAGTTGGCAACATCGAACGAAAGACAATTGCAACCGGAAAGATAGAGCCCCGCAACGAGGTGCTCATCAAACCACAGATTTCGGGCATCATCACCGAGATATACAAGCAAGCGGGCGACAAGGTTACAACCGGAGAGATCATTGCCAAGGTAAAGGTGATACCCGAGATGGTGCAGATCAACTCGGCCGAGAGCCGCCTAAACCAGGCCAACATAACCCTCGAGCAGGCTCAGGACGACTACAACCGCGTAAACAAGCTCTACAACTCGGGCGTAGTATCGAAGGAGGACTTTCTAAAGTCGCAGTTCCAGCTAAAGAAGGCCAAAGAGGATAAGGAGAACGCTCAGGATGCGCTTACCATTATCCGCGAAGGCATATCCAAGAAGTCGGCCAGCTACAGCACCACCCAAATCCGCTCTACCATATCGGGAACCATTCTTGACGTTCCGGTAAAGGTTGGGAACTCGGTAATCCAATCGAACACCTTTAACGATGGCACCACCATTGCCAGCGTTGCCAACCTTCGCGATATGATCTTTAAGGGAAAGATAGACGAAACAGAGGTGGGCCGAATCAAGGAAAGAATGCCGATAGCGCTAACAATGGGCGCACTTCAGGAGAAGAAGTTCGATGCTATTCTTGAGTACATCTCGCCCAAGGGAGTAGAGGAGAACGGTGCCATCCTATTCGAGATTAAGGCAGCCGCCAAAATCCCCGAAAACGTATTCGTACGCGCAGGGTATAGCGCCAATGCCGAAATCATTCTGGATAAGCGCGAGAAGGTGCTCACCATTCCCGAAAGCGTGGTGGAATTCGTTAACGACACCTCGTACGTCAACGTGCTGAAAAAAGGCGGTAAGGAGCAGGAGTTCATCCGTAAGGCCGTAAAGCTCGGACTATCGGACGGCATTAACATCGAGGTTAAGTCGGGTATTACCCCTAAGGATAAGCTTAAGGGAGCCCTGATTAAGAAAGACGAAGCTAAGAAGCAAGAGTAA
- a CDS encoding TolC family protein, producing MKKGLTIVAVLLMGLIGPSAIAQESWSLAKCIEYAKQQNLDVKRRTNDMKSAEVNLNTAKNSRLPNLGANVNQNLTFGRSLGSENTYLNQNSATTSFGISANAPIYQGNYINSRMKYTDWSLKAAVEDINQMGDDITIQVTLAYLQVLYNKELVKVAQENVDQGKLQLKKTEELVTGGRLPKSEQYESKAQLAKEEYALTKAQGDLKIALLALGQLMELQSIESFDVEVPATDKVAINSDAVLALSSGSIEKAYTIRPAVKAAEYRLQAGEEYINMAKAAYYPSLSAIAQYGNSYYNGFNISNRSFGTQLKNNGEKMLGLQLNIPIFSRFENRNNISLARIEQEQRKLALSDAKKTLFKEMQQAYYNAMTAQQSFLSAKQALEASTVAYQYAQEKFGAGRSTTFELNETKKRLATSQSELAQARYEYIFRTKLLDYYNGTAITL from the coding sequence ATGAAGAAAGGATTAACCATAGTAGCCGTTCTGCTGATGGGGCTAATCGGCCCATCGGCAATAGCGCAAGAGAGCTGGAGCCTCGCCAAGTGCATCGAGTACGCCAAGCAGCAAAACCTCGACGTGAAGCGCCGCACCAACGACATGAAGAGCGCCGAGGTAAACCTCAACACGGCAAAGAACAGCCGTCTGCCCAACTTAGGCGCAAACGTAAACCAAAACCTGACGTTTGGTCGCTCGCTAGGCTCGGAAAACACCTACTTAAACCAGAACTCGGCAACCACCTCGTTTGGCATCAGCGCCAACGCGCCAATCTACCAGGGGAACTACATCAACAGCCGTATGAAGTATACCGACTGGAGCCTGAAGGCTGCCGTAGAGGATATCAACCAAATGGGCGACGACATTACCATACAGGTTACGCTGGCCTACCTTCAGGTACTCTACAACAAGGAGCTGGTAAAGGTTGCCCAGGAGAACGTCGATCAGGGCAAGCTTCAGCTCAAGAAAACCGAGGAGCTGGTAACGGGCGGTCGTCTGCCCAAATCGGAGCAGTACGAGAGCAAGGCGCAGCTGGCCAAGGAGGAGTACGCCCTCACCAAGGCTCAGGGCGACCTAAAGATTGCCCTACTGGCGCTCGGGCAGCTGATGGAGCTGCAATCCATCGAAAGCTTCGATGTTGAAGTACCCGCAACCGACAAGGTGGCCATTAACAGCGATGCCGTACTGGCGCTTAGTTCGGGCAGCATAGAAAAAGCCTACACCATACGCCCAGCAGTAAAAGCTGCCGAGTACCGCCTACAAGCCGGCGAGGAGTACATCAACATGGCAAAAGCAGCGTACTACCCATCGCTTAGCGCCATTGCCCAGTACGGCAACAGCTACTACAACGGGTTCAACATCTCGAACCGTTCGTTTGGAACACAGCTAAAGAACAACGGAGAAAAGATGCTTGGCCTACAGCTGAACATTCCCATATTTAGCCGATTCGAAAACCGTAACAACATCAGCCTTGCCCGCATAGAGCAGGAGCAGCGCAAACTGGCCCTTAGCGATGCCAAGAAGACGCTGTTTAAGGAGATGCAGCAGGCCTACTACAACGCCATGACGGCCCAGCAGAGCTTCCTCTCGGCCAAGCAGGCGCTGGAGGCATCGACCGTGGCCTACCAGTACGCGCAGGAGAAGTTCGGCGCAGGCCGATCGACCACCTTCGAGCTAAACGAGACCAAGAAGCGCTTGGCCACCTCACAGTCGGAGCTGGCGCAGGCCCGCTACGAGTACATCTTCCGCACCAAGCTGCTCGACTACTACAATGGAACGGCGATTACCTTATAG
- a CDS encoding DUF6261 family protein — MKRIISFNMARLLVTELGTLARNVQNAVKGLLSVKLIPQKLADDLDAAVVVYNRSVGALTPSELAELAKSIDDERGNIELAIKGVVLSTKYRPEENIRTAGRRLEEAIRHRGWSMQDESYSSETTLVDQLLDDIKGSAQLTSDSATVGITSLLDMLGLCNQRFKDNEKKRNDGEVGSVTSVEAVRRLQATIQTIFGYLNSVSGVYPEVESAIDALNVAIAPLVEQIKTRATIAEKKKEEEKKNPDSTK, encoded by the coding sequence ATGAAAAGGATAATATCTTTTAACATGGCTCGGCTCCTAGTAACGGAGCTGGGTACTCTAGCCCGAAACGTTCAGAATGCGGTTAAGGGCTTGCTTTCCGTGAAGCTTATTCCACAAAAATTGGCAGACGATTTGGACGCTGCCGTTGTGGTGTACAACCGTTCGGTTGGAGCGCTGACGCCATCGGAGCTCGCCGAGCTGGCAAAGAGTATAGATGATGAGCGCGGTAACATCGAGCTGGCCATAAAGGGAGTGGTGCTCTCTACCAAGTATCGGCCCGAGGAGAATATCCGCACTGCCGGCCGACGCCTGGAGGAGGCCATTCGCCATCGGGGCTGGTCGATGCAGGACGAGAGCTACAGCTCCGAGACCACCCTTGTCGATCAGCTGTTGGACGACATAAAGGGATCCGCTCAGCTAACCAGCGATTCGGCAACGGTTGGCATTACCAGCCTGTTAGATATGCTCGGCCTGTGCAACCAGCGCTTCAAGGATAACGAGAAGAAAAGGAACGACGGCGAGGTGGGCAGCGTAACCAGCGTAGAGGCGGTGCGCCGTCTTCAGGCTACCATTCAGACCATCTTTGGCTACCTGAACTCGGTGTCGGGCGTTTACCCCGAGGTGGAATCGGCTATCGATGCGCTAAACGTAGCCATTGCACCGCTGGTAGAGCAGATAAAGACGCGGGCCACCATCGCCGAAAAGAAAAAGGAGGAGGAGAAGAAGAACCCCGACTCCACCAAATAG